A region of Mesorhizobium sp. AR02 DNA encodes the following proteins:
- a CDS encoding NUDIX domain-containing protein, with the protein MAKRSAGLLIYRRSDDELRVLLVHPGGPFWAKKDDGAWSITKGLVDEGEDELAAARRETGEELGVTVDGPFARLGDYKQPGGKIVIAWSVEARTEIDAAAVKSNSFTMEWPPRSGSMKEFPEIDRAGWFSLAEAEVKILVGQRPILADLVEQLGAG; encoded by the coding sequence ATGGCAAAACGCAGTGCGGGCCTGCTGATTTATCGTCGAAGCGACGACGAACTCAGAGTGCTTCTGGTTCATCCCGGCGGCCCGTTCTGGGCGAAGAAGGACGATGGCGCCTGGTCGATCACGAAAGGCCTCGTCGACGAGGGCGAGGACGAACTGGCGGCCGCACGGCGCGAGACCGGGGAAGAGCTCGGCGTCACGGTCGATGGTCCCTTCGCGCGCCTCGGTGATTACAAGCAGCCGGGCGGCAAGATCGTTATCGCATGGTCCGTCGAGGCACGGACCGAGATCGACGCCGCCGCCGTCAAGAGCAACAGCTTCACCATGGAATGGCCGCCGCGGTCGGGATCGATGAAGGAGTTTCCGGAGATCGACAGGGCCGGCTGGTTCAGCTTGGCCGAGGCCGAGGTCAAGATCCTTGTCGGGCAGCGGCCTATTCTGGCTGACTTGGTAGAGCAATTGGGGGCTGGATAG
- a CDS encoding sterol desaturase family protein has protein sequence MQLGLIGYYSDFVVYPLVIALLGVAGLIEAGEESAPEWIGTVLICLGLWTLIEYVLHRFVLHHVPYIRDLHDRHHVEERSPVGTPTWLSLGVHALIALPVWLISDFATASAVSCGLMLGYLWYVSVHHMIHHWHPAHPSYLYTLKRRHAVHHHIDDNANFGVTSLLWDRVFGTARL, from the coding sequence ATGCAACTGGGTCTGATCGGCTACTACAGCGATTTCGTGGTCTATCCGCTGGTGATCGCCCTCTTGGGGGTGGCCGGGCTGATCGAGGCCGGGGAAGAGAGTGCGCCGGAATGGATCGGCACGGTGCTGATCTGTCTCGGCCTGTGGACGTTGATCGAATACGTCCTGCACCGCTTCGTCCTTCATCACGTTCCCTACATCAGGGACCTGCACGACCGTCATCATGTCGAGGAGCGCAGCCCGGTGGGCACGCCGACCTGGCTCAGTCTCGGCGTGCATGCGCTGATCGCACTGCCCGTTTGGCTGATTTCGGATTTCGCGACCGCCAGCGCGGTCAGTTGCGGGCTGATGCTGGGCTATCTCTGGTATGTCAGTGTCCACCACATGATCCACCACTGGCATCCCGCCCATCCCAGCTACCTCTACACGCTGAAGCGCCGCCATGCGGTGCACCACCATATCGACGACAACGCCAATTTCGGCGTGACGTCGCTATTGTGGGACCGGGTTTTCGGCACGGCGCGGCTTTGA
- the rsgA gene encoding ribosome small subunit-dependent GTPase A has protein sequence MLSDVSDAAPLVEAVTASSPVPSPSLASLGWSDFFGDQLEQAEAGLIPTRIAMVHRDRLSGLSQTGQIDLTLAPQANTGDYAVGDWVLVEPHSHLLRRRLTRKTVLERRTQGGRVPQLAAANVDTLFIVTSCNADFNIARLERYLALANEAGTTPVILLTKADTAEDAEAYQNQAAALQRGLAVVTLNPRTADAAAALAAWCGTGQTVALIGSSGVGKSTLVNTLAGSARQSPQQTGAIREHDAKGRHTTTARSLHAIAGGGWVIDTPGMRTLQVSDVGYGIDTLFAEITELAPLCKFRDCTHVHEPGCAVQAAIKAGTLDPERLARWRKLTDENQHNTPVQSGPRGSKSPAGRGKRR, from the coding sequence ATACTGTCCGATGTCAGCGACGCCGCACCCTTGGTCGAAGCCGTGACGGCCTCCTCCCCCGTTCCGTCACCATCGCTCGCCAGCCTCGGATGGTCGGATTTTTTCGGCGATCAGCTTGAACAGGCTGAGGCAGGCCTGATCCCGACCCGCATTGCCATGGTGCATCGTGACCGCCTGAGCGGCCTGTCCCAGACGGGACAAATCGACCTGACGCTGGCGCCGCAAGCCAACACTGGCGACTACGCCGTCGGCGACTGGGTGCTGGTCGAGCCGCATAGTCACCTCTTGCGCCGTCGCCTGACCCGCAAGACGGTTCTGGAACGCCGCACCCAGGGCGGCCGGGTGCCACAGCTGGCCGCGGCCAATGTCGACACGCTGTTCATCGTCACCTCCTGCAATGCCGATTTCAACATCGCGCGGCTCGAGCGCTATCTGGCGCTGGCCAACGAGGCCGGAACGACACCCGTGATCCTGCTGACCAAGGCCGACACGGCTGAAGACGCCGAAGCGTACCAAAACCAAGCCGCCGCACTGCAGCGCGGATTGGCCGTGGTGACGCTGAACCCGCGCACAGCGGATGCCGCGGCAGCACTCGCCGCCTGGTGCGGCACGGGGCAGACGGTGGCGCTGATCGGTTCCTCCGGTGTCGGCAAATCGACACTGGTCAACACGCTGGCCGGATCGGCGCGGCAATCGCCGCAGCAGACCGGAGCCATTCGCGAACACGACGCCAAGGGACGCCACACCACCACGGCGCGGTCGCTGCATGCCATTGCCGGTGGTGGCTGGGTGATCGACACGCCGGGCATGCGCACGCTGCAGGTCAGCGACGTCGGCTACGGCATCGACACGCTGTTTGCCGAGATCACCGAGCTGGCACCGCTGTGCAAGTTCCGCGACTGCACGCATGTGCACGAACCGGGCTGCGCGGTGCAGGCTGCCATCAAGGCCGGCACGCTTGATCCGGAACGCCTGGCCCGCTGGCGCAAACTGACCGACGAAAACCAGCACAACACGCCGGTGCAGAGCGGGCCTCGCGGCTCCAAGTCACCTGCCGGTCGCGGCAAGCGGCGCTGA
- a CDS encoding excalibur calcium-binding domain-containing protein, protein MLLPFLHWHTPRRHGGLKWMALFAPFILLSGYIAYGFVGIQIDSPLSALRHFAAFPNCAAARAVGLAPARKGQPGYWPTHDADKDGIACEPWHGESASGVKVHRYWRTGR, encoded by the coding sequence ATGCTTCTGCCATTTTTGCATTGGCATACGCCTCGTCGCCATGGCGGGCTGAAATGGATGGCTCTTTTTGCGCCGTTCATCTTGTTGTCTGGCTACATTGCTTATGGCTTTGTCGGCATCCAGATCGACTCGCCACTCTCCGCCCTCAGGCATTTTGCTGCATTCCCGAACTGTGCGGCCGCCCGCGCCGTCGGGCTTGCCCCCGCGCGCAAGGGGCAACCCGGCTATTGGCCGACGCATGATGCGGACAAGGACGGTATCGCCTGCGAGCCTTGGCATGGGGAAAGCGCCAGCGGCGTCAAAGTGCATCGTTACTGGCGCACTGGCAGGTAG
- the dinB gene encoding DNA polymerase IV codes for METTATILHADLDAFYASVEQLLDPSLRGKPIAVGGGVVLAASYEARAFGVRGGMPGRKARELCPQLIFVGGNFSHYQRLGDAAIKVLDDFTPVVERISIDEAFADVAGCTHLFGQPQEIATAIRRRVRAELGLPISIGVARTKHLAKIASQVAKPDGLVVVDPGTELAFLHDLPVGLMWGVGPATRARLAEIGVETIGQLARTHSGALTRLLGPAAGEKLAALSWNRDPRKLETKRRAHSAGAQSALGQKPAVAQVIVPTLLHLADRVASRLRAKARPGRTVTVRVRFADLSAVTRSITLDQPISATTMLAEIAGDLVRGVLADHPGEKTISLLAISVSHLWESAELQLDLPLGLADEKRRPGSSQGLARFGADRAIDKIRERFGKQAVGYGTVALEAARSVPDEFRELAEKEL; via the coding sequence ATGGAAACGACAGCCACCATCCTGCATGCCGATCTCGACGCGTTCTACGCCTCGGTCGAGCAGCTGCTCGACCCGTCGCTGCGCGGCAAGCCGATCGCGGTGGGCGGCGGCGTGGTGTTGGCCGCCTCCTATGAAGCGCGCGCCTTCGGCGTGCGCGGCGGCATGCCGGGGCGCAAAGCGCGTGAGCTTTGCCCGCAGCTGATCTTCGTCGGCGGCAATTTCAGCCACTACCAGCGGCTGGGCGATGCGGCGATAAAAGTGCTCGACGATTTCACGCCGGTGGTCGAGCGCATTTCCATCGACGAGGCCTTCGCCGATGTCGCCGGCTGCACGCATCTGTTCGGGCAGCCGCAAGAGATCGCCACGGCGATCCGCCGCCGCGTGCGAGCCGAACTCGGCCTGCCGATCTCGATCGGCGTCGCCCGCACCAAGCACCTGGCCAAGATCGCCTCGCAGGTCGCCAAGCCCGACGGGCTGGTGGTGGTCGATCCCGGCACCGAGCTTGCCTTCCTGCACGATCTGCCGGTCGGGCTGATGTGGGGCGTCGGCCCGGCGACCAGGGCAAGGCTGGCCGAGATCGGCGTCGAGACCATCGGCCAACTGGCGAGGACCCATAGCGGCGCGCTGACCAGGCTGCTCGGCCCCGCCGCCGGCGAAAAACTCGCCGCCCTGTCCTGGAACCGCGACCCGAGGAAACTGGAGACCAAGCGCCGCGCGCACTCGGCCGGTGCGCAATCAGCACTTGGCCAGAAGCCCGCCGTGGCGCAAGTGATCGTGCCGACGCTGCTGCATCTGGCCGACCGGGTCGCCAGCCGGCTGCGCGCCAAGGCGCGGCCAGGCCGCACCGTGACGGTGCGCGTGCGCTTTGCCGATCTCAGCGCCGTCACGCGCTCGATCACGCTGGACCAGCCGATCTCGGCGACCACCATGCTGGCCGAAATCGCCGGCGACCTGGTGCGCGGCGTGCTTGCCGACCATCCCGGGGAGAAAACCATCTCGCTGCTGGCGATCTCGGTCTCGCATCTCTGGGAAAGTGCCGAGCTGCAGCTCGACCTGCCGCTCGGCCTCGCCGACGAGAAGCGCCGCCCCGGCTCCAGCCAAGGCCTCGCCCGCTTCGGCGCCGACCGCGCCATCGACAAGATCCGCGAGCGCTTCGGCAAGCAGGCCGTAGGGTACGGCACCGTGGCACTGGAGGCCGCCCGCTCGGTGCCTGACGAATTCAGGGAGCTGGCGGAAAAGGAATTGTAA